A window from Argopecten irradians isolate NY chromosome 3, Ai_NY, whole genome shotgun sequence encodes these proteins:
- the LOC138319686 gene encoding uncharacterized protein encodes MMASTLVLGNSQARYFYQHIDANDQMHIISKSGLTFEKAWLQLRNIVSNYSILVLHLGFDEIAKRESDEVTLSKYQALVEKLWGIHPTLKIVISGIPPRGDNRFTNMIVKDSYIRSFNEEAKSVNTGLSSVSSLLPQLFFIGHGYFMTNGCLDRSLFGRDGVHFSMSGVRTVVNSIKLCVKYVSKQSDSIKVRDSVKKVKQSNSVKVRDIFKKDKQSDSIKVRDSVKKDKQSDSVKVRDIFKKDKQSDSIKEANHGKL; translated from the coding sequence ATGATGGCCAGTACATTAGTATTAGGCAATTCTCAGGCTAGATATTTTTACCAGCATATTGATGCTAATGATCAGATGCATATAATTTCCAAGAGTGGATTAACATTTGAGAAGGCATGGCTTCAGTTGAGAAACATAGTTTCAAATTATAGCATTCTAGTTCTTCACTTGGGTTTTGATGAGATAGCTAAGAGGGAAAGTGATGAAGTTACATTATCAAAGTATCAGGCTCTGGTTGAGAAATTGTGGGGTATCCATCCAACACTGAAAATAGTCATTTCAGGTATACCACCAAGAGGTGATAACAGATTCACTAACATGATAGTGAAAGATTCCTACATCAGGTCATTTAACGAAGAAGCCAAGTCTGTAAACACAGGTCTTTCCTCAGTATCCTCTTTGCTCCCTCAGCTTTTCTTTATTGGCCATGGATACTTCATGACAAATGGTTGTCTAGATAGGTCACTTTTTGGCAGGGATGGCGTGCATTTCAGCATGTCGGGAGTTAGGACAGTGGTCAATTCCATCAAATTGTGTGTGAAATATGTATCAAAACAGTCTGACAGTATTAAGGTTAGAGATAGTGTTAAGAAAGTTAAACAGTCCAACAGTGTTAAGGTTAGGGATATTtttaagaaagacaaacagtCTGACAGTATTAAGGTTAGAGATAGtgttaagaaagacaaacagtCTGACAGTGTTAAGGTTAGGGATATTtttaagaaagacaaacagtctgacagtattaag
- the LOC138318663 gene encoding uncharacterized protein, translating into MYSISNFIHCFLFPWNTTHYTKIMAKLAVFGSSYVTRLERYCHGDLKVPGTVRFFGKGGMRLDSIPSHLLQDLIEYRPDVVVVQLGGNDISATSSPNEIFQRLQTLQTDLLRAGIQKIYFAEILRRGNFTKSPGLTQTSFNKQRNKINRLTQTKLNFIRIHVKFPDHYLHDLVHLNDTGLQTQFLSVRRPMFL; encoded by the exons ATGTACtccatttcaaattttattcacTGTTTCCTTTTTCCTTGGAATACTACACATTATACTAAGATCATGGCTAAGCTTGCAGTCTTTGGTAGCAGCTATGTCACTCGCCTTGAACGATATTGTCATGGTGACCTTAAG GTCCCTGGTACTGTTCGATTCTTCGGCAAGGGTGGTATGCGTTTGGATTCGATTCCAAGTCATCTTCTACAAGATCTCATAGAGTACAGACCCGACGTTGTTGTAGTTCAGCTTGGAGGTAACGACATTTCTGCTACTTCATCCCCCAACGAGATCTTTCAGCGACTCCAGACACTTCAGACAGACCTACTTCGAGCCGGCATACAGAAGATTTACTTCGCAGAGATTCTCCGACGAGGAAACTTCACCAAGTCCCCAGGCCTGACACAGACATCTTTCAACAAGCAACGGAACAAGATCAACCGATTGACACAGACGAAGCTCAACTTTATCAGGATCCATGTGAAGTTCCCCGACCACTACCTCCACGACCTTGTACATCTTAATGACACCGGACTCCAGACACAGTTCCTTTCAGTGCGTAGGccaatgtttttgtga